From Venturia canescens isolate UGA chromosome 3, ASM1945775v1, whole genome shotgun sequence:
CGCAAATCCATTGGGAGCTACTAATCAGCCATATCCACCGCAAATGGCCAGCGCCCCTTTCGATTCTTTCGATTCTCACTAGCCAATGGCTGCGAATCGACTGATTGGGTTCGTTCATCCCAGTGCAGTGGGTCCAGAGATCTTATCAGATTTGCTACAGAAGCGTAAGTCTTTCAACGACGTTTAACAGATTTTGCGAAATTTGGTTTCGAGTTTCAATTTCCATTCATCTTTCCAGCTGCAGTTTTCGATAATCCCTGCGATCAGTGAATGTGAGGGACCTCGTATCTTCGTCACAAGCCTGGACGTTCGTTGTTGCCAACACTGTTGAAAACTCAACCCTATAGTTACTGCAAGTGTTTTGGTTTCTTTGCAAatgaattgcttgaaattGGACTATGATCGAGAATTTATTAGTACAGCAAAGTGTcgatacatatttttattttcttagtcAAGTAAACGTTcgtgcgaatagattggcgaaatttaaGTCAGGCTgtcgaacatttaataaataattaaaacctCAAAAATCGTAAAGCTTATACGGAAGCTTgtggagattccatcatcaccacATTTCTGTTAAATAATTCATGTGCTAAatataattctaaattcctgatacaaactgtgtcacggatagaaaaaaatgtaaccaGTCCATAGCGataaaataaagggttaccgaatgcttaaaagagatattaaggatagaagttggaaaaacgacagaagcagaagcttttcctatataaatgcgacttctcagaggctaggaatcagtccaaatttcgagtgtccGAATTTGCACCACCAAGAAATACGTTCATaggaaaggaataccttaaataatCCTGAAAAGGCGCTGTTTTTCTCGATGTCTTTTCCTAACAAAGAAGAACAGTTTCCCCatgaattttacgatttttccgaGGCTTTTAAAAGTGCAACGAACCTTCGATGTTTTACCAAACGGAACACTTTTTCTTAGGATTCATTTTAGAGCCGACCGGGCACTTGAAATCTTTTGCGAATTCAAGCGAATTCCACAACGGAACTAAAACTCGGAACTCTTCAGGAGAATGGAAGTTATGatcgatttgaaatttcatggaTTCTGGTGTGGACACCGAGCACGAACTCGTCGCGATACTGATCCAGAACATTTGTTGTGGCGTTCTGTCGATTCCGGGCAACTGTGGTTCCGGTCCGTTGACCTCAGCCCAATCGTTATACGCCATGTACGCTGCTTTTATTCCGCGGTTGTCAGCCATATTTTCCTTTTGAGTTTTGGTGCCGTTCAACTGTGGAAGTTCCAAgtaagaaaattgtttttagcATCTTCTCAATATTGGTCAACTCCGAGCCACGCGTGCTGGCTGATGTTGAGTCGATTTCGAATGTTTTGCGACCTCAGGATCAAGCTCACGAAGCACTTACTTTGAGATTAACCTCTTGGACGGTCTGATTCGCATATTGATCGACAATGCACGATGTACGCTTGAGATAATTCTCTTTGTTTGAAGGCTCCCACCAATCTAGTTTATTGCCGTTCTCATCGAATTGCCAGCCGATTTCTCCGAAACCATGCGCTATCTCGTGCCCAATGATTGTTCCAATCCCACCGTAATTCATGTATTTAGGTCGATCGTTGTTGAAGAAATCACCTTGCAGAATACCAGCAGGTAAAtctgttgaaaaaatggcatCGAGTATCGATTTAAATTCCCAATTCCACGTTGACTCTCCTGAGGGTGTTGAAACATTTAAAAGTATTTACGAAAGCTGTTCAAGGCTGAATTATAAAACGCATTCACGATCGTCGGATTGACACGATATTTCCAATCTTTTTCATCGATGGGTTCGCGCAACTTGCTGAATCTTTTATTCCTTCCGTATGCTGCGAGATGGTAAATATTCTCGAAAAAATAGTCTTCGGAAAGATCGAAATCTGGCCACAGCTTTTCGAGTTCCTCGTCGTCCAGTAGCTCGTCGGGATACGCGATGTAAGCGGACATCGCATTTGCTACCTCAACAGAATGGTTACGAGTTTTTTCGTCCATCCATTCGACCTGCAGATTCATAGACAATTTTAATGACCGAACGGTACGAAGAATTGAGCAAAAACGACTGAGAAACTTTTGACAAGTGATACGAACGGTTTCTAAAATTCTGATGAAGTGTTCTTTGACGTCGGCAGCCATAGCGGCTGCGTTCGCCTTGGTCTCTTTGTCGAAGTAGTTTCTTACGTACAGAGAGCCAACGAGGATCGGAAAGGTTTCCAAAACCAATTGAATACAATGATTCCACCTCGGCGGTCGCTTCTTACGTCCACCGATCGCTGCAGAAAATGCCAACTCCCTTCTAAGCACTTCTTCGTTCAGGTAATATAAAGAGTCCTCAACGATTCTCCACATCGCGTAATTCGCCTGAACCCTCTTCGGGGTCTGGCACATGAGTTTTTCCAACTCGCGAAGATATTCCGGCTTCTTGACGAcgacaatttcgttttcttcgaTGCTGATGGAGCTTGGCAACAAACTGCTGAAGTATTCCTTCCACGGTATGCTCGGATAATTTTTCGTCAACTCCGAAACAGTCATCGGGTTGTACAGCTGTGTGAGGTTGTAACGTTCCTCCTGCGGTGAGGAAATCGGCCCGAATATGTTTGAGTGCATTCGGTGCTCGTGTCGTTAAGGAAGTTAAGCAGGAAATAGTATTAATggacagaaaaatatgaaactttACAGAATGTTAAATTATGATGTGAAAGTCATTCGTAGACATTTTTGAGGTCCCCAGTGGGCTGTAACGCGAAATATCAGTCATTTTCTTTCTGCCTCGACAAGCCATGTTAAGTATATAAAAGCGGTTCGTACCAGTCAACGGATAATCtttgaccatattttttcaaagaaattacCGCACGGGCTATCATACGgtaatattattaagaaatcttgtaatgattttttaatggtaaataatatttaaattcatttaattacGAAAAGGATTTTATGCAGAGTTATTAACACGACTCGGTAGTGCAGTGTGAAAAATTTACGCCTGACAACATCGGACGTAGTCAGTTGACAGCTGAGGTTGGAGCTTACCATAACGacaaaaaaagttccataGACCCCCCTTTTTTAACGAACCGTTAAAATCCTCAGGGCTCAATGCATATAATAGAgacgttttttatgattaacatctgatataaaaatacatcaaattttGAGTTATACAGGCTTCGAAGTCATTGTGGCTATAATGACACGTAAAACTGTGTTTTTTcgactaaaaatatttagattgAACAGTCGTTGAGAgaccttgaaatttcacagagATTAAgttttaagggtgaatgatacaaaagtcgaaataattagaaattgatcaaatctggtgataatgttcttcaacatcaagtgcgaaaagacaaattttttcaaaattttcttctgtttagttatcaagtaattacgcattaaagcagatttcttatgcccggaatgtgtacctatatatatggaaacgctatgcttatacacgtgaactttagtgatcaattactcgataactgtacagaagaaaaatttaaaaaaatttgtattgtcaaatttggcactaaagaatatgttcatcaaattttataaaattctgatcattttgaatttcgttatgtttttagcatggtttagcatggcaacattgtatcgcttgtgcaatatatccttaagcTTGGACTATGATATGCAAGAAAATTAGAGTGCCATCTGAAATGGAGCCTAGTGCTTATACATCATTAACATGGCCTCTTATGAGAAATCTTAGAGTAGCTGTACATTTTTCCCCAAATCTCCATTATTGATGGATAGAATGGAACGATATTTGAACAGTGGAGAgatgaaatatttccaatCATTTATCCGGcgttaaatttatcgaaggTGACTTATGACAGGAGTAATTACTAAAATAGGGCATGGCACTCGCTTCTGTCCAGAGCGTCACTGGAGATGTTGCAACGTCTCATATTCGAGGTTATGTCCGCGTAATTTGAAATTAGAATGCATCAGCAATGTATGTGCAGACTGGCAAACacgttcgaaaacttttttgctAAAAAGATATGTCAGAATGACTATGATAAATTTACAAACAAATTGAGAAGTACTCTTTTATTTCCGTACATTTCAGGCAGCTGATGAACTGTCAATGACGTTTCAATCTGTTTTTGAACACACGTAAACGCGCCCGCATGAAAACGAAAAGCGACGTTGACAGATGATCCACTACTCAGGTCAAACGATTGtctaatatttttatgactGGTCAGGTAACTGAGCAGCTTCCTAAAACTGCCATCAGGTAAATCAGTATACGTACGTCTGCTaattttattgcaaaattcaATGTTTCCTTGAGTTCTTCCACAGCACGATCTCGTTGGGCACCCAGAATAACAGCGATATCGACCATGTAACTGTAGTAAGCGGACACAGTTTTATCATCGAATCCTTTCTTCAGATGGGTACGAGATAAAATGGGTGCTGGTTGATCGATCTTAAAAGTAGAACGGCGAATAGGATCATGACAATTTTCGGTCGGTCTCGGCGGATATTTCTtcataaaaatcgtttaccCACATAGATAATTCGTTTCGTGACGTTCTTTATGTCTTTATAGACTTTAAAGTTGATGAAATGCTGAACATCGTGGCCAGTATCGACGAATTTATACATCGAGCTTCTCCAGTCGAAGTTACTGTCGTTCCACGAATAAGCATCGAGAACCGGCCATCCACCAAACTTCTTTAGAGCTGCGTGAAGGGGTTCGAGTCCTCGGGCCTCGATTACGGctgcaaatgattttttatcattgaatatcaagttttaaaattttttcaatttttcaaactttccaGAGAGTGAAAGATTTCTGTTTGCGAACGTTAGAACTCACTTTGGTTCATGCAGGATTTGTACAGATTTTTAACCAGTTTGTAATGCTTCGGTTCGCCGGGTTCGCTCTCAGCGTTGATGATTGCGTTCAGTTGCATTTCCAATTTGTCATAAAGAACTGAGGTTTCATCTACGGTTAATTCATCTTCAGGAATAATCGTTCGCTTGAGAAAACCGCCGCATGCGAACCTGTAAAAATTGTCGCAGGGGTCGACATCGACGTCCATGTTCTTCAAGATCGTCGACGCTGTATATCAAACACTgtcgtttattattttgctGTCACTTCGCTGTGAAAAgcgaatcgaacgaaatggAAATCGATGCAAATGAACGAgctttccaagttttttcataCCTGTGTGAATGCATTCTGGTGTATAACAAACATCTCCCGATTTCTTTGGTTTACAAACGGTGTGCACACCGTTCTTTTGCCACTGGTCGATCTCTCCACCATATTTTCGAAGGAGTTTGTCGATCGGGTCGCACCGTTTGATCCCAACCGCTACTACAAAAAAGTAATCATTTTCGGCACTGTGGAGTTGTCACAGGACAACACAAAAGGGTCGGAACATCACTTGAAACACTCTTTTTTACAGTTTCCTGAGctcaaatatttaaaaaatcccaGGGCTCTAGGAGCTTTTGAGAATGAAGagatttttgttaaaaaacaCAGCTAATGAGACCAGCCGTTGGCTTCGGTCTCTTTATACTAACCTGCAGGATGAGTTCGGTTGAACTTGACCTCAGACCTTATTATGGCCCCTTCTGTCAGTGAGAGGACACTTAGTGAGAAGAAGATAAACGCCTCGATCCTTGTTCCGTAGGAAGcgttgcagaaaaaagaaactctTGTTTtagtaacgagaaaaaaatatcagagCTGAGGAGGTTCAAGCGTAATGGAaccttttttccaactttgcagaatacaattttttaaacagaaagcttaaggCGGTTTTAAACCTCCAGCGGaatatgccgatgattcaccgtctCGAAATCCATTTATTTGTTGTTAAGCACACATAATTAAGCACTGTTAACtgtaatgtatttttcgtattgtATCCTATCGCTTGAACTTCCTTAATTCGCTTCGAGATATTATTCATTGCATGTGCAACGTTCTCGAGTTAGGAAAAGGTTCAAAAGTTCTTACtaatattcgtttttaatataCTCAACTCTACACACATGCATTCAACTATTATTACaaataaaacaacaatttcAACAGAAATCGTATTCAAACATGGCAGCGATCGGTCTGGCCAGCCAATCCGCAGCCCGAGGGCTGATCCTCGATAAAAGTGACTTCAAAAGTCCATAGGACTCGAGAATCATCGCCTCTTCATAATGACTAAAGGAGTCGATATTAATTTCCTCCTAATCTACGTCGAATATTTCGCACATAATTACTCACAccgataattttcaatttgtttatttcttgtCGCATTTAAACTGGCTCAAATAAATTGGGTTTTTAATGCCTTTTAAAGGCTTTTTCCCAAAACcttgttgttattatttcatttaacataatttacaaaaattaatttcttgAAGCAAACTATCCTCGTAAGTACAAAGGCAAAACCCCTTAATTTAGAATCTCTGAGATTGCTCAAATTTGTGGATGCATCTCTGAATATTTTTACGCTTTTTTTCGTAGGTAAATGTTTATTCAGCACGATTTCGTGTCGAATGGTTTTTCAGTATTTATCAACCAGAAAACTCACCCCATCGAGATGTTTTTTTCGCTCGTACTTTCAACGGTTCTCCACCTGTCTGCACCCTTGTTTTGGTTGCGCGTAGAGCTTTTGTGCGATTATCAATTGCGTTTACTCATTCCTACGAGAATGAAGTAGCGAGTAAGCTTCCTGCACGTTATATAAACAGCCTCGCGTCAACTGAGTGGGGAAATGATGTACGTCATGGGTTTTGCAAATAGGACATTTAAAGATCACAAAGTTCACCGGTAAATTGAGTAGAACTGAAAGAAGGCGAGCTGATCATCATCTTTTGGGGATCTCACCCTCGCTGTCGCTTTCCCATTGCTGCATTTGTGAAAAACCAATCGCATTTTATTTATCGTAGCTTgcttcgaaaatgaaaaatgaatgtttttttttatacggtTTTATGGGCttcaaataattattcgtTCGTGCTCatggttttttttcacccttgCCAGGCCTCAAATTGCAGCGTTCGACGAAGcttttaaaatatcaaaaaactTGCGAATTTTCACTCTTCGGAGGCCTTACATTCTCGTCGAGGCGAAAAAATCGGAGTCGGTTTCAACCATTATTCTAATGGAGGTCAAAAACATTGACATGTGAGCATTGACACTGCTCGGAGGAATCAAATGTGACGCAGGAATGTTACAGACTCCCCGATTGGGAAAACGAGCGATGAAGAGTCAACGCGATTTTGGTGTGCATTACAAATCATTCTTTCACGAAAATACCACAAAAATCGAACCCGCTAGTACAGCGTCGCCTTGACAAACTTCTTTTGAAAAGCGTTATTAAAGTTTGTCCGTGCACTTCTCGGAGATCTCGTAACAAGTTGGAAAAACGAGCAGGACCACAAAAAAACTTGCCCGGTTGAGGAcacgaaatatttcatcgtGTGGCAATACTTTCTGCCAtggaagaaaatgaaagtCGTTTTTGTCATGATTTTCAACAAGAGAGTTCGAAGGGACAATGAAAGGGGGCTCGATCTCTAgctaaaaatgatttttcgacaCCGAAATGTTGGGAAAACGACTTTTTGTATAACGAGTTTTCTTATAATGCTCATTTATTTTACTGAGATTATTTTCGTGGAAGTCAATGAAGGTAAATTCGTAGGGTAATTATAGTTCATTTATACCAGAACGTGGCCTAGAGGTCAATGCAAGCGTATCACGTACGAGTATACGGCGTTACTTCTGGGCCCTCGTGGATCATCACGTCATTCAAAACTTCCAAATAATTATCAGCATCCGGGCCAGACGGCTCGGGATATGTTCTATtgtctttttttataaacttttcAACAGCGAGCCACCCACACTGGAAGAATACGAGTTTTAATCTTTTTGAATAACCCAAAAGTTTAGCTCTGGGAAATTCTCCGTTTCTGGAGTGACGTCGTATTTCCAAATTGATCATTGACCCGAGAATACGTAAGGATGAATCGGAGAGGTCGAGCAGACAAATGCCTGGGGATTTCACTACTCGTAATAGCAAATAGCAATTGTAGTTATTGCTCAAGAGCAGCCTGAAAAATCCCAAGTTCGCGGGACCAACGTATTTTCTTGTTattctttcatttatttttaacgTACGAAGATGATGACAAAATGTGGGAGCTTGTAGAGTCAagctttattattattattattgggaATTTTGGACACACGTGTAAAGGTTGAATGgaaattggaataaaaaatgttggtgCTGTTGAGATGGCACGTCACGtcaatttttcgtgtttttaaaACTGTTTCCAACATCCTCGGCTAATCCAAAATAACTCACATCGATGGATGGGCTTACAGACTTCTGTAATCATACAAAATTGACGAAGACGTTtaacagaaaaaattgaggatcgctgtgaatgaatttttcaaaaaatcgtttacggAATCGGAGCAGTAATAAAGAtcgttctatccaccatagtaaaaagaccaatactcaTACCTTTTATTCGAAAGACACAAGAgactttttctctataagcatagtaaaaaatgtggtaattatgcagtttggctacttttccgaaaatcaatggaatttttttttcttcttctcgaagTTATCGATTAGACTATAGTaagtgatatttcgtcgggggaggctaacattttccataaaaaccatgagttATAGAGTTTTGAAGAATCGAAGccgtccatgctaaaaaaaaaatttctttcgttgattttcggaaaagtagtcaaactgcataattaccaaaaatgttttgtaaAGTATTCTggggcaaccctgaaaaaaaacatacatgtatggtaaaatgtcgcACGTTTTCGTTGTATATTCGCGTATTTatcatcaagagacgcggtagcggctcgacgccaactattaaaaggaaaaattcattttcaacattacacacaagcttggcgtgcatg
This genomic window contains:
- the LOC122407654 gene encoding neprilysin-2-like; protein product: MCQTPKRVQANYAMWRIVEDSLYYLNEEVLRRELAFSAAIGGRKKRPPRWNHCIQLVLETFPILVGSLYVRNYFDKETKANAAAMAADVKEHFIRILETVEWMDEKTRNHSVEVANAMSAYIAYPDELLDDEELEKLWPDFDLSEDYFFENIYHLAAYGRNKRFSKLREPIDEKDWKYRVNPTIVNAFYNSALNSFHLPAGILQGDFFNNDRPKYMNYGGIGTIIGHEIAHGFGEIGWQFDENGNKLDWWEPSNKENYLKRTSCIVDQYANQTVQEVNLKLNGTKTQKENMADNRGIKAAYMAYNDWAEVNGPEPQLPGIDRTPQQMFWISIATSSCSVSTPESMKFQIDHNFHSPEEFRVLVPLWNSLEFAKDFKCPVGSKMNPKKKCSVW